In Leptospiraceae bacterium, one DNA window encodes the following:
- a CDS encoding DUF1016 family protein, whose amino-acid sequence MKKSKFNIDLFKSYYESFDFSTKITTWKQYSNTFKEIWKSKINKGSGTKSDYDEIVFLIDSNARGRTKKDDVVAKTYIRYGTWYRMFGDITSKSDLRSLMNNILSSTDYNEILKLLNDLAALNEKNKNGLTGESGIILNSLLFLNNPELFICSVSLRHRIDIINYFSFDELKEYEQLSYGEKIIRTNEIILNGFKSIMTELKLDDSVDNFIFPRFISEYIYSDSIRNSIWKKSDDEATVDVSDDNDIEKQNFYLEKYLENFLFTNWESTDLGKKYEIIVENGEPVSLQYKTDIGKIDLLVKDKSSGDYLVIELKRSQTSDDTIGQVTRYMGWVKKNLARNKKVKGLIIAESFDDKIKYSLDMVKDIELMSYHIQFKLKNEG is encoded by the coding sequence ATGAAAAAATCTAAATTCAATATAGACTTATTCAAATCTTATTACGAGTCATTTGATTTTTCAACAAAAATAACCACTTGGAAACAATATTCAAATACATTTAAAGAGATTTGGAAAAGTAAAATCAACAAAGGTTCTGGTACAAAATCAGACTATGATGAAATTGTATTTCTTATTGATTCTAATGCACGAGGAAGAACAAAAAAAGATGATGTTGTGGCAAAAACATATATCAGATATGGAACATGGTATCGCATGTTTGGTGATATTACTTCCAAGAGTGACCTTCGTTCTTTAATGAATAATATTCTATCCTCAACTGATTACAATGAAATATTAAAATTATTGAACGATCTTGCAGCCTTAAATGAAAAAAATAAAAATGGTCTTACCGGAGAAAGCGGTATTATTTTAAATTCCTTATTATTCTTAAATAATCCCGAATTATTCATTTGTTCAGTTTCATTACGGCATAGAATCGATATTATAAACTATTTTTCATTTGATGAATTAAAAGAATATGAACAACTTTCATATGGTGAAAAAATTATAAGGACAAATGAAATCATATTAAACGGTTTTAAATCAATAATGACCGAATTAAAATTAGATGATTCTGTTGATAATTTCATATTTCCACGATTTATTTCAGAATATATCTATTCTGATAGCATACGAAATTCTATATGGAAAAAAAGTGACGATGAAGCAACTGTAGATGTATCTGATGATAACGATATTGAAAAACAAAACTTTTATCTCGAAAAGTATCTGGAAAATTTTCTTTTTACAAATTGGGAATCAACGGATCTGGGAAAAAAATATGAGATTATTGTTGAAAATGGTGAACCGGTTAGCCTTCAATATAAAACTGATATTGGGAAAATTGATTTACTTGTAAAAGATAAATCTTCCGGTGATTATCTTGTAATTGAATTAAAAAGATCACAAACCAGTGATGATACAATAGGACAAGTTACAAGGTATATGGGCTGGGTCAAAAAAAACTTAGCTAGAAATAAAAAAGTAAAAGGCTTAATAATCGCTGAAAGTTTTGATGATAAAATTAAATATTCTCTTGATATGGTAAAAGATATTGAATTGATGTCATATCATATTCAATTCAAATTGAAAAATGAAGGTTGA